Proteins from one Malassezia vespertilionis chromosome 2, complete sequence genomic window:
- a CDS encoding uncharacterized protein (COG:S; EggNog:ENOG503NY46) — MPSSVSGDEASHADTEEFHDADLDNAPGYVDAAALSKATVTPAVSAPASDYGWNDADSDWDEGKDAAAENKEQHPAQEPEDVEQYANVTVTRYVEHDADASAAEEQETTLRDITVATETTDKRVTDANNISSQGLPLENDDFDDFGDFAEGENEDAPPAQDNEQATPAATSLYKPLTLTPESTTASITEAIEPLLPAYFTNMHAPLGEHVQGNVVEEGMRQIDGLSQILVTEKSRTLLRAFQMDPDVASTPLDWTRSHTRREHLISLGVPINLDEMHKGTAWARTESLPPLEIHVEPHTAPEKQAVEGLDAALEAETPRLDKNESWGDRRRRELGIPEPSADFARIEALVNVLEDQLTLKPVKELRAMEKELHTLSTDLSRVLAYYLSIREAFSADAEMYNAMIRDLVAGASNKLASARKTEKRSLLQSIRRSGRPGTPSE; from the coding sequence ATGCCTAGTTCCGTGAGTGGGGACGAGGCATCGCATGCGGATACGGAAGAGTTCCACGACGCGGATTTGGACAATGCACCCGGATATGTAGATGCGGCGGCCCTATCCAAAGCCACTGTAACGCCGGCCGTTTCGGCACCGGCGAGCGATTACGGCTGGAATGACGCCGATTCTGACTGGGACGAGGGAAAAGATGCTGCTGCGGAGAACAAGGAACAACATCCTGCACAAGAACCTGAAGATGTTGAGCAATATGCAAATGTGACAGTAACGCGCTATGTAGAGCATGACGCGGATGCTTCAGCAGCAGAGGAGCAAGAAACAACACTACGTGACATCACGGTCGCTACAGAAACCACTGATAAAAGGGTGACGGACGCAAACAACATCTCCTCGCAAGGTTTGCCATTGGAAAATGACGACTTTGACGACTTTGGCGACTTTGCCGAAGGCGAGAATGAGGACGCACCGCCTGCACAGGACAACGAGCAGGCAACGCCCGCTGCGACATCGCTGTACAAGCCACTTACTCTTACTCCTGAGAGCACTACGGCCTCTATTACTGAAGCTATTGAGCCGCTCTTACCCGCATACTTTACCAATATGCATGCACCGCTTGGCGAGCATGTTCAAGGCAATGTTGTGGAGGAAGGGATGCGCCAAATTGACGGGCTTTCGCAAATTCTCGTCACTGAAAAAAGCCGCacgcttttgcgcgcgttcCAGATGGACCCTGACGTGGCAAGCACCCCCCTTGACTGGACGCGATCGCATACACGGCGAGAGCACCTGATATCACTGGGTGTTCCCATTAATCTTGATGAGATGCACAAAGGCACTGCATGGGCCCGCACTGAGTCGCTGCCTCCTCTTGAAATACATGTTGAGCCGCACACCGCACCGGAGAAACAAGCAGTGGAAGGCTTAGATGCAGCCTTGGAAGCGGAAACGCCACGGCTGGATAAAAACGAAAGCTGGGGCGatcgtcggcggcgcgagctcgGGATTCCCGAGCCTTCTGCTGATTTTGCACGCATCGAGGCACTTGTCAATGTGTTGGAGGATCAATTGACTCTGAAACCAGTAAAAGaactgcgcgcgatggaaAAGGAGCTGCATACTCTTTCCACGGACCTGAGCCGCGTCCTGGCTTATTATCTGTCGATCCGTGAAGCGTTTTCAGCCGATGCAGAGATGTACAACGCCATGATCCGCGATCTAGTTGCGGGCGCATCTAACAAACTCGCATCTGCACGTAAGACTGAAAagcgcagcttgctgcAAAGTATCCGGCGCAGCGGAAGACCCGGCACGCCTTCTGAGTAG